In one window of Streptomyces griseus subsp. griseus DNA:
- a CDS encoding ACP S-malonyltransferase, which produces MSTELRTGSALVFPGMGPLPFREAARFMLVNPVARRLVAQADDVLGYSLIDRYRDAEGDYSEYAQVAFFLNCLALAEWAEDVHEMVPDLCAGPSFGGKAAAVHTGVLGFPDAVLLTARWARLLEEWFAEHHRDIVTHSFTRVRPDELEKILGELDEHGEWSEIACHVDEDFTMVSLREGRLEWLEKRVRSVGGLPLYTMRPPQHASLFAPLRERAEAELFDGLTFADPRLPVVADQDGSLLTTGAQVRTMLLDCVTRQVRWPDVVSSLRLRGIRRLYVAGPDALFGRVPVTTRNFEVVALNPRLALQPRRRQLAA; this is translated from the coding sequence ATGTCGACCGAACTTCGGACGGGCAGTGCGCTGGTCTTTCCCGGAATGGGTCCGTTGCCGTTCCGGGAAGCGGCCAGGTTCATGCTCGTCAACCCGGTGGCCCGCCGCCTGGTCGCACAGGCCGACGACGTGCTCGGCTACTCGCTGATCGACCGCTACCGCGACGCCGAGGGCGACTACTCGGAGTACGCGCAGGTCGCCTTCTTCCTCAACTGCCTGGCGCTCGCCGAGTGGGCCGAGGACGTCCACGAGATGGTGCCCGACCTCTGCGCCGGCCCCAGCTTCGGCGGGAAGGCCGCAGCCGTGCACACCGGCGTCCTCGGCTTCCCGGACGCGGTGCTGCTGACCGCGCGCTGGGCCCGGCTCCTGGAGGAGTGGTTCGCCGAGCACCACCGCGACATCGTGACCCACTCCTTCACCCGCGTCCGCCCCGACGAGCTGGAGAAGATCCTCGGCGAACTCGACGAGCACGGCGAGTGGTCCGAGATCGCCTGCCACGTCGACGAGGACTTCACCATGGTCTCGCTGCGCGAGGGCCGGCTGGAGTGGCTGGAGAAGCGGGTGCGCTCCGTCGGCGGGCTCCCGCTCTACACGATGCGGCCGCCGCAGCACGCGAGCCTCTTCGCCCCGCTGCGCGAGCGCGCCGAGGCGGAGCTGTTCGACGGGCTCACCTTCGCCGACCCCCGGCTGCCGGTCGTCGCCGACCAGGACGGTTCGCTGCTGACCACCGGTGCGCAGGTGCGCACCATGCTCCTCGACTGCGTCACCCGCCAGGTCCGCTGGCCCGATGTCGTCTCGTCGCTGCGGCTGCGCGGCATACGGCGGCTCTACGTCGCGGGGCCCGACGCCCTGTTCGGCCGGGTCCCCGTCACCA
- a CDS encoding thioesterase II family protein — protein sequence MTVGLRENSPWIRRFHPAPQAPARLVCFPHAGGSATYYFPLSASLAPAADVLAVQYPGRQDRRSEPCVEDIETLADLITAELLPWSDVPLTLFGHSLGAMVAFEVARRLERAGTAPTALFASGRRAPSRVRDESAHTADDDRLVADLTGLNGTASAVLRDPEILRMILPAVRSDYRAVETYRYRPGPPLTAPVFALLGDDDPYVTLDEARAWREHTTGPFALRAFPGGHFYLDEQAAAVLGALRGHLAEVSPAH from the coding sequence ATGACGGTGGGCCTCCGAGAGAACAGCCCCTGGATACGCAGGTTCCACCCCGCGCCCCAGGCGCCCGCACGGCTCGTCTGCTTCCCGCACGCGGGAGGCTCGGCGACGTACTACTTCCCCCTGTCGGCGTCGCTGGCACCGGCGGCGGACGTTCTGGCCGTGCAGTACCCCGGCCGCCAGGACCGCCGGTCGGAGCCGTGCGTCGAGGACATCGAGACGCTGGCCGACCTGATCACGGCCGAGCTGCTCCCCTGGTCCGACGTACCGCTGACGCTGTTCGGGCACAGCTTGGGGGCCATGGTCGCCTTCGAGGTGGCCCGCCGGCTGGAACGCGCGGGCACCGCGCCGACCGCCCTGTTCGCCTCGGGCCGCCGCGCGCCTTCCCGGGTCAGGGACGAGTCCGCGCACACCGCCGACGACGACCGGCTCGTCGCCGACCTCACCGGGCTGAACGGAACGGCCTCCGCCGTGCTCCGCGACCCCGAGATCCTGCGGATGATCCTGCCCGCCGTACGGAGCGACTACCGGGCCGTGGAGACGTACCGCTACCGTCCCGGACCGCCGCTGACGGCACCGGTGTTCGCGCTGCTCGGCGACGACGACCCCTACGTCACCCTCGACGAGGCGCGGGCGTGGCGGGAGCACACCACGGGCCCCTTCGCCCTGCGGGCCTTCCCTGGCGGCCACTTCTACCTCGACGAGCAGGCCGCCGCGGTGCTCGGCGCGCTGCGCGGCCACCTCGCCGAGGTCTCCCCCGCGCACTGA
- a CDS encoding PqqD family peptide modification chaperone, whose translation MTTQVAEDGCLVLLTGARDTTFRCSPVAAAMWIALRQHDGHVGAASRMLAELWGTAPENTRSDMDIWVSELRDAGLVRDEP comes from the coding sequence GTGACGACGCAGGTTGCCGAGGACGGCTGTCTGGTGCTCCTGACCGGGGCGAGAGACACGACGTTCCGGTGCAGCCCGGTCGCGGCGGCGATGTGGATCGCCCTGCGCCAGCACGACGGCCATGTGGGCGCGGCGTCCAGGATGCTGGCCGAGCTGTGGGGCACGGCCCCCGAGAACACTCGTAGCGACATGGACATCTGGGTGAGCGAACTGCGGGACGCCGGCCTGGTCCGCGACGAGCCGTAG
- a CDS encoding TetR/AcrR family transcriptional regulator, with protein sequence MLEGAKRCLLEKGFARTSARDIVAASGTNLASIGYHYGSKDALLTEAYVQAIQDWGDEFGPGTAISADLESMPATIERFEMVWNRIIELFPARKPLWALNVEVAVHAAVLPEVREGLAKVQPRGWSALVALFHGVDESEIDEETAATLGSFYAALLNGVMTLWLFSPETAPSGRDLADAMRATLHLHGNEAVVK encoded by the coding sequence TTGTTGGAGGGTGCCAAGCGCTGCCTGCTGGAGAAGGGGTTCGCGCGGACGAGCGCCCGGGACATCGTGGCGGCGTCGGGGACGAACCTCGCGTCCATCGGCTATCACTACGGTTCGAAGGACGCTCTGCTCACCGAGGCGTACGTCCAGGCGATCCAGGACTGGGGCGACGAGTTCGGCCCCGGCACGGCCATCAGCGCCGACCTGGAGTCGATGCCCGCCACCATCGAGCGGTTCGAGATGGTGTGGAACCGGATCATCGAGCTGTTCCCGGCGCGGAAGCCGCTGTGGGCGCTGAACGTCGAGGTCGCGGTGCACGCCGCGGTCCTTCCCGAGGTACGGGAGGGCCTGGCCAAGGTGCAGCCGCGCGGCTGGTCGGCGCTGGTGGCGCTGTTCCACGGGGTCGACGAGAGCGAGATCGACGAGGAGACGGCGGCCACGCTCGGCAGCTTCTACGCGGCGCTGCTCAACGGGGTGATGACGCTCTGGCTCTTCTCGCCGGAGACGGCGCCCTCGGGCCGGGACCTCGCCGACGCGATGCGGGCGACGCTCCATCTGCACGGCAACGAGGCCGTCGTGAAGTGA
- a CDS encoding AAA family ATPase has translation MRSTYATRSPRRGQRRQRRKQAGQQDLSSEVPGDKVVLVERDPESRTLRLALANCVAGTAGIVLIEGAAGCGKSELIDTVAEWADDAGALVLRGFGSSEERELPLGLVRQLAGDAPDGALPEVTVAPEGRPRVGAMREFQTALHQLSATTPVVIAVDDLHHADVASLCYLQHIVRHLRSARLLLVLAAPLRDDRQDAAFETELLRRGNVQRVLLRRLSPAGTADVLADTSWPGRREGLANELHTISGGNPLLLRALLEEHRSADPADLDEGTVPPAPGGLFSQAVLTCLRLSGPHASSLGAALAVLGDAYTPERAGRLIDAPAFTVARAVASLAASGILRGHRFRHPAAEATVLDHTPPHVLAALHLRSAELLHGGGGRTIPTVARHLIAAARHGGSLDGADWAVDVLRAAAEHLLMDEEAAHATAALELAHELSREERQRAEIKTRLAAITWRVDPGTAERHLSAPLEALRSGLLPAECLTPVTTLLVGQGRIAEAAELRSRVVHATAGYGAEAPRPANGAPGTDVLDRSPSGAPAIPSQRGEERPPRAHTWDLPETESRVETAVADRFLETTVLSEATLDPIVQAVRVLTHSRQPKLAAHRCRQLIEAAERHGAPAWQALFTALRADVLLRLGDLQAAEGHALSALAHLPERGNSAFAGGPTATLIRARTLMGKHASVARQLQQPVADTLLRSVHGLFYLRARGLYHAANHQHHAALGDFLEAGRLAQHWGMDRPTLLPWRSDAAEALIRLGDTRQAEQLIRQQLAMPDARRPWVRGISLRLRALISDPRQQPALLGEAADELGRSGDLLELARTMADLGRVLRVLGENVRASAVTRRALNLARDCGAEPLCAEIVPELGPEDRTAHRPHPLSLHTERVDRPERVDRSERPDADTKLSDSERRVATLAASGYTNREISLRLHITVSTVEQHLTRVYRKLNITRRQDLPVDLQLTASAMDVA, from the coding sequence ATGCGTTCCACGTACGCCACACGGTCACCCCGCCGCGGACAACGACGCCAACGGCGGAAGCAGGCCGGTCAGCAGGATCTGTCCAGTGAAGTGCCGGGGGACAAAGTGGTACTGGTCGAAAGGGATCCGGAGTCAAGGACGTTGCGCTTGGCGCTGGCGAATTGTGTCGCCGGAACAGCGGGCATCGTCCTCATCGAGGGGGCTGCGGGGTGCGGCAAGAGTGAACTGATCGACACCGTCGCCGAATGGGCTGACGACGCGGGGGCATTGGTCCTCCGCGGCTTCGGCTCCAGCGAGGAACGGGAGCTGCCGCTGGGCCTCGTCCGGCAGCTCGCCGGGGACGCGCCGGACGGCGCGCTCCCCGAGGTGACGGTCGCGCCGGAGGGGCGGCCCCGGGTCGGAGCGATGCGGGAGTTCCAGACGGCGCTGCACCAACTGAGCGCCACCACACCGGTGGTGATCGCCGTTGACGACCTGCACCACGCCGACGTCGCCTCGCTCTGCTATCTCCAGCACATCGTCCGCCATCTGCGCTCGGCACGGCTGCTGCTCGTGCTCGCCGCGCCGCTGCGCGACGACCGGCAGGACGCCGCCTTCGAGACCGAACTGCTGCGCCGCGGCAACGTCCAGCGCGTGCTGCTGCGGCGGCTGAGCCCGGCGGGCACGGCCGACGTACTGGCCGACACCTCCTGGCCCGGCCGCCGCGAAGGACTCGCGAACGAACTGCACACCATCAGCGGCGGCAACCCGCTGCTGCTCCGCGCCCTGCTGGAGGAGCACCGCTCGGCCGACCCGGCCGACCTCGACGAAGGTACGGTGCCGCCGGCGCCCGGCGGCCTGTTCAGCCAGGCCGTCCTCACCTGCCTGCGACTCAGCGGTCCGCACGCCTCGTCGCTGGGCGCGGCCCTGGCCGTACTCGGCGACGCCTACACACCCGAGCGGGCCGGGCGGCTCATCGACGCCCCGGCGTTCACCGTCGCCAGGGCGGTCGCGTCGCTCGCGGCCTCCGGCATCCTGCGGGGGCACCGCTTCCGGCACCCGGCGGCCGAGGCCACCGTGCTGGACCACACACCGCCGCACGTGCTGGCCGCGCTGCACCTGCGCAGCGCGGAACTCCTGCACGGGGGCGGCGGCCGGACCATTCCCACGGTGGCCCGGCATCTGATCGCTGCCGCCCGGCACGGCGGCTCCCTCGACGGCGCCGACTGGGCCGTGGACGTACTGCGCGCGGCGGCCGAGCACCTGCTAATGGACGAGGAGGCGGCGCACGCCACCGCCGCGCTCGAACTCGCCCACGAGCTGAGCCGCGAGGAGCGCCAGCGGGCCGAGATCAAGACCCGGCTCGCCGCGATCACCTGGCGGGTCGACCCCGGCACGGCGGAGCGGCACCTGTCCGCCCCGCTCGAAGCGCTGCGCTCCGGACTGCTGCCGGCCGAGTGCCTGACGCCCGTCACCACGCTGCTGGTGGGCCAGGGCCGTATCGCGGAGGCGGCCGAGCTGCGCTCCCGGGTCGTCCACGCCACGGCCGGATACGGCGCCGAGGCCCCGCGCCCCGCGAACGGGGCCCCCGGCACCGACGTACTCGACCGGAGCCCGTCCGGCGCTCCCGCCATCCCCTCGCAGCGGGGCGAGGAGCGCCCGCCCCGGGCGCACACCTGGGACCTGCCCGAGACGGAGAGCCGCGTCGAGACGGCGGTCGCCGACCGGTTCCTGGAGACGACCGTCCTCTCCGAGGCGACCCTCGACCCGATCGTGCAGGCCGTACGGGTCCTCACCCACTCCCGTCAGCCCAAGCTGGCCGCGCACCGGTGCCGGCAGCTGATCGAGGCGGCGGAACGTCACGGCGCCCCGGCCTGGCAGGCCCTGTTCACCGCGCTGCGGGCGGACGTCCTGCTGCGCCTCGGCGACCTCCAGGCGGCGGAGGGGCACGCGCTGAGCGCACTGGCCCACCTCCCCGAGCGTGGCAACAGCGCCTTCGCGGGCGGCCCGACGGCGACCCTGATCCGGGCGCGGACCCTGATGGGCAAGCACGCGTCCGTCGCCCGCCAGCTCCAGCAGCCGGTCGCCGACACACTCCTGAGAAGCGTGCACGGCCTGTTCTATCTGCGGGCCCGCGGCCTGTACCACGCGGCCAACCACCAACACCACGCCGCGCTGGGCGACTTCCTCGAAGCGGGACGGCTGGCCCAGCACTGGGGGATGGACCGTCCCACCCTGCTGCCGTGGCGCTCGGACGCCGCGGAGGCGCTGATCCGGCTCGGCGACACCCGCCAGGCCGAGCAGCTCATCCGGCAGCAGCTGGCCATGCCCGACGCCAGACGTCCCTGGGTGCGCGGCATCTCCCTCCGTCTACGCGCGCTGATCTCCGATCCCAGGCAGCAGCCGGCGCTCCTCGGCGAGGCGGCCGACGAACTCGGCCGCTCCGGCGACCTGCTGGAGCTCGCCCGTACGATGGCCGACCTCGGCCGCGTCCTGCGGGTCCTGGGCGAGAACGTACGGGCGAGCGCCGTGACCCGGCGGGCGCTGAACCTGGCACGGGACTGCGGGGCGGAGCCGCTGTGTGCCGAGATCGTCCCCGAACTCGGCCCGGAGGACCGGACGGCCCACCGGCCGCACCCGCTGTCCCTGCACACCGAACGGGTCGACAGACCCGAGCGGGTCGACAGATCCGAGCGGCCCGACGCCGACACCAAGCTCAGCGACTCCGAGCGCAGGGTGGCGACGCTCGCCGCGAGCGGGTACACCAACCGGGAGATATCCCTGCGGCTGCACATCACCGTCAGCACGGTCGAACAGCACCTCACCCGGGTGTACCGCAAGCTCAACATCACCCGGCGTCAGGACCTGCCGGTGGACCTCCAGTTGACCGCTTCGGCCATGGACGTGGCCTGA
- a CDS encoding helix-turn-helix transcriptional regulator: protein MPAATGAHQNGEYPIIEQDGTSFPCSPIRRVRFRRGEVAEDLGLSPEESVGAERVLSLLGLLEPAFGKDQLVPVSLDKLTRLTRSARPASPTRPPRRPTEATPLRERETAQPPAPTPASAPRSLASRRIGPATTGTPQVETVSDPALLRVRLEEMNAHCQQELLLVQPGGARPAATLPAARLAALSLLERGVRMRVLYQHAARGDTVTRALVRELSRHGAQVRTDAELTAPLVAYDQETVFLPEAPDPATGECSGKAAVIRDPTLVAFTCGAFERLWNAATPFLPATEDAAPVIDDLKAAIVRLMALGHKDEMVARRLGMSVRTCRRHIAEIMETTDATSRFQAGVRLTRAGILDHSAPDSTALFTPAAPPGRNP, encoded by the coding sequence ATGCCGGCAGCCACGGGGGCGCACCAGAACGGCGAATATCCGATCATCGAGCAGGACGGCACTTCTTTTCCCTGTTCACCCATACGCAGGGTCCGCTTCCGGCGCGGTGAGGTGGCGGAGGACCTCGGGCTCAGTCCCGAGGAGTCGGTCGGCGCGGAGCGTGTGCTCAGCCTGCTGGGCCTGCTCGAACCGGCCTTCGGGAAGGACCAGTTGGTGCCCGTCAGCCTCGACAAGCTGACCCGGCTGACCCGGAGCGCCCGCCCGGCCTCCCCCACCCGCCCGCCGAGGCGGCCCACAGAGGCCACCCCGCTGCGCGAGCGGGAGACGGCCCAGCCGCCGGCGCCGACACCCGCGTCGGCGCCCCGCAGCCTGGCGAGCCGCCGGATCGGACCGGCCACGACGGGAACCCCCCAGGTCGAGACGGTCAGCGACCCCGCCCTGCTCCGCGTCCGGCTGGAGGAGATGAACGCCCACTGCCAGCAGGAGCTGCTCCTCGTCCAGCCCGGCGGAGCCCGCCCGGCGGCCACCCTCCCGGCGGCCCGGCTGGCCGCGCTGAGCCTGCTGGAGCGCGGCGTACGCATGCGGGTGCTCTACCAGCACGCGGCGCGCGGCGACACCGTCACCAGGGCCCTGGTCCGCGAGCTCAGCCGCCACGGCGCCCAGGTGCGCACGGACGCGGAGCTGACGGCGCCGCTCGTCGCCTACGACCAGGAGACCGTGTTCCTGCCCGAGGCGCCGGACCCGGCGACCGGTGAGTGCAGCGGCAAGGCGGCCGTGATCCGGGACCCCACCCTGGTGGCGTTCACCTGCGGGGCGTTCGAGCGGCTGTGGAACGCCGCGACCCCCTTCCTCCCCGCCACCGAGGACGCGGCGCCGGTCATCGACGATCTGAAAGCGGCGATCGTCCGGCTCATGGCCCTCGGCCACAAGGACGAGATGGTCGCCCGACGCCTCGGCATGTCCGTCCGCACCTGCCGAAGACACATAGCGGAGATCATGGAGACGACGGACGCCACGAGCCGCTTCCAGGCCGGGGTGAGACTGACCCGGGCGGGCATCCTCGACCACTCCGCCCCGGACTCGACCGCGCTGTTCACCCCGGCGGCGCCACCCGGCAGGAACCCGTAG
- a CDS encoding thioesterase II family protein, translating into MKGSLEMSDGSRTKDKWICRFHDAPQARVRLVCLPHAGGSASYFFNVSRALSPEIEVLAVQYPGRMDRYAEPLVDDMSRLADLVADSLLPLTDRPLALFGHSMGASLSFEVARRLERRGVPPFALVVSGRPAPHRLREGRLHLSSDEQLIGEIARLNGTVPAFLDDPELLDMWLPVIRKDYQVIETYRYEPGPPLTVPITAHVGLSDPKAPVEDVRAWQEHTTGEFALHTHPGGHFYLGGPDSPVIPHLARLTEAVPVPADHPGPHHG; encoded by the coding sequence ATGAAGGGTTCACTGGAGATGTCGGACGGTTCGCGTACCAAGGACAAGTGGATCTGCCGATTCCATGACGCGCCACAGGCCCGCGTCCGGCTGGTCTGTCTTCCCCACGCCGGTGGGTCGGCGAGCTACTTCTTCAATGTCTCCCGGGCGCTCTCGCCGGAGATCGAGGTGCTCGCCGTGCAGTATCCGGGCCGGATGGACCGGTACGCGGAACCGCTCGTCGACGACATGTCCCGCCTCGCGGACCTGGTGGCCGACTCCCTGCTGCCCCTCACCGACCGCCCGCTCGCGCTGTTCGGGCACAGCATGGGGGCCAGCCTCTCCTTCGAGGTGGCCCGCCGGCTGGAGCGGCGCGGTGTGCCGCCGTTCGCCCTCGTCGTCTCCGGGCGGCCCGCACCCCACCGTCTGCGGGAGGGCAGGCTCCACCTCAGCAGCGACGAGCAGCTGATCGGGGAGATCGCCCGGCTCAACGGCACGGTGCCCGCCTTCCTCGACGACCCGGAGCTGCTGGACATGTGGCTGCCGGTGATCCGCAAGGACTACCAGGTGATCGAGACGTACCGCTACGAGCCCGGCCCGCCGCTCACCGTGCCCATCACCGCGCATGTGGGGCTGAGCGATCCCAAGGCGCCGGTCGAGGACGTACGGGCGTGGCAGGAGCACACGACCGGGGAGTTCGCGCTGCACACCCACCCGGGGGGTCACTTCTACCTGGGCGGGCCCGACTCCCCGGTGATCCCGCACCTGGCCCGGCTCACGGAGGCGGTGCCGGTCCCGGCCGACCACCCGGGGCCGCACCACGGATAG
- a CDS encoding alpha/beta hydrolase encodes MNTRRLLHTLAIGLGTAGLLVSGCSGGGSSPSASATGTAAPEGLSAYYTQKLSWRDCGVEGFECATMKAPRDYDRPDDGDIDLAVSRKKATGPGKRIGSLLVNPGGPGGSAIGYLQGYAALGYPAQVRARYDMVAIDPRGVARSEPVDCLTGKEMDAFTQVDQTPDDEAEVRKLTDAFEKFAAGCEKRSGEILPYVSTVDTARDMDVLRSLLGDGKLNYVGASYGTFLGATYADLFPQRAGRLVLDGAMDPSLPAIDMNRDQTAGFEGAFQSFAADCVKQPDCPLGTTSTADAATALKQLFQDLDAKPVPTGDDERELGESLATTGVIAAMYDEAAWPQLREALEGAQRSDGSGLLSLADSYYEREPNGKYANLMFANAAVNCLDLPPAFDGPDAVEKAVPDFEKASPVFGRGFAWASLNCAYWPTKPTGTPHRTEAKGAAPIVVVGTTRDPATPYKWAQALAAQLSSGTLLTYDGDGHTAYGRGSDCIDTAINTYLLEGTPPTHDKKCT; translated from the coding sequence ATGAACACCAGGCGCCTGCTCCACACCCTCGCCATCGGGCTCGGCACCGCCGGCCTGCTCGTCTCCGGCTGTAGCGGCGGCGGCTCGTCGCCGAGCGCTTCCGCCACCGGCACAGCGGCGCCGGAGGGGCTGTCGGCGTACTACACGCAGAAGCTGAGCTGGCGCGACTGCGGGGTGGAGGGGTTCGAGTGCGCGACGATGAAGGCGCCGAGGGACTACGACAGACCGGATGACGGCGACATCGACCTGGCCGTCTCCCGCAAGAAGGCCACCGGCCCCGGCAAACGGATCGGCTCGCTCCTGGTGAACCCGGGTGGCCCCGGCGGCTCCGCGATCGGCTATCTCCAGGGGTACGCGGCGCTCGGCTACCCGGCCCAGGTCAGGGCCCGCTACGACATGGTGGCCATCGACCCGCGCGGCGTGGCCCGCAGCGAACCGGTGGACTGCCTGACGGGCAAGGAGATGGACGCCTTCACCCAGGTCGACCAGACCCCGGACGACGAGGCGGAGGTCCGGAAGCTCACGGACGCCTTCGAGAAGTTCGCGGCAGGCTGCGAGAAGCGCTCGGGCGAGATCCTCCCGTACGTCTCCACCGTCGACACGGCCCGCGACATGGACGTCCTACGCTCCCTGCTGGGCGACGGAAAACTGAACTACGTGGGCGCCTCGTACGGGACGTTCCTGGGCGCCACGTACGCGGACCTCTTCCCGCAGCGGGCCGGCCGCCTGGTCCTGGACGGCGCGATGGACCCCTCCCTCCCGGCGATCGACATGAACCGCGACCAGACGGCGGGCTTCGAGGGGGCGTTCCAGTCCTTCGCCGCCGACTGCGTCAAGCAGCCGGACTGCCCGCTGGGCACCACGTCCACGGCGGACGCGGCGACCGCGCTGAAGCAGCTCTTCCAGGACCTGGACGCGAAGCCCGTCCCGACCGGCGACGACGAGCGCGAGCTCGGCGAGTCACTGGCCACGACCGGGGTGATCGCGGCGATGTACGACGAGGCGGCCTGGCCCCAGCTCCGCGAGGCGCTGGAGGGCGCCCAGCGCAGCGACGGCTCGGGCCTCCTCTCGCTGGCGGACAGCTACTACGAGCGCGAGCCGAACGGCAAGTACGCGAACCTGATGTTCGCCAACGCCGCCGTGAACTGCCTCGACCTCCCGCCCGCCTTCGACGGCCCCGACGCGGTGGAGAAGGCGGTCCCCGACTTCGAGAAGGCCTCCCCGGTCTTCGGCCGGGGCTTCGCCTGGGCCTCCCTGAACTGCGCATACTGGCCCACCAAGCCCACGGGCACCCCCCACCGCACCGAGGCGAAGGGCGCCGCCCCGATCGTGGTGGTCGGCACCACCCGCGACCCGGCCACCCCGTACAAGTGGGCCCAGGCCCTCGCCGCCCAGCTCTCCTCCGGCACCCTGCTCACCTACGACGGCGACGGCCACACGGCGTACGGCCGGGGCAGCGACTGCATCGACACGGCGATCAACACCTACCTTCTGGAGGGCACCCCGCCCACCCATGACAAGAAGTGCACCTGA
- a CDS encoding class IV adenylate cyclase — MKHEYEAKFLAVDVASLQNKLSALGAVQEFPRTLLTRKIFENESLDGGAWIRLRDEGTRSTLTLKQVTDATTIDGTKEIETEVTDLHAMADILRRVGLTEVRYQENYREEWRLGAVAFDFDTWPDLPTFLEIEGPDEASVRQAAALLKLDYSEARFGSVDAIYKSEADRDILAEPTLLFSEAEKQKDASPTAQDR; from the coding sequence ATGAAGCACGAATACGAGGCGAAGTTCCTGGCCGTGGACGTCGCCAGCCTCCAGAACAAGCTGAGCGCCCTCGGTGCCGTCCAGGAGTTCCCCCGCACACTCCTCACCCGCAAGATCTTCGAGAACGAATCCCTCGACGGCGGAGCCTGGATCCGCCTGCGGGACGAGGGCACCCGCTCGACCCTCACGCTCAAGCAGGTCACCGACGCCACGACGATCGACGGCACCAAGGAGATCGAAACCGAGGTCACCGACCTGCACGCCATGGCCGACATCCTGCGCCGAGTCGGCCTCACCGAGGTCCGTTACCAGGAGAACTACCGCGAGGAATGGCGCCTGGGCGCGGTCGCCTTCGACTTCGACACCTGGCCCGACCTGCCCACCTTCCTGGAAATCGAAGGTCCCGACGAGGCATCGGTGCGCCAGGCCGCCGCGCTGCTGAAACTCGACTACTCCGAGGCCCGGTTCGGCAGCGTCGACGCAATCTACAAGAGCGAGGCCGACCGCGACATCCTCGCCGAGCCCACGCTCTTGTTCTCCGAAGCCGAGAAGCAGAAGGACGCTTCTCCCACGGCCCAGGACCGTTGA
- a CDS encoding MIT C-terminal domain-containing protein — MRSKVRKQLEFLLKVKQGASAGGINLDISFDDTIHDRSIVTDTGWKILLGRGLDIFQFVTGDAFDLATRHQEYRQVKAFSVTYIRAGR; from the coding sequence ATGCGGTCGAAGGTCCGTAAGCAGCTCGAGTTCCTCCTCAAGGTCAAGCAGGGCGCATCAGCTGGCGGCATCAATCTCGATATCTCGTTCGACGACACGATCCATGACCGCTCGATCGTCACCGACACTGGCTGGAAGATCCTGCTCGGCCGCGGTCTCGACATCTTCCAGTTCGTCACCGGTGACGCGTTCGACCTTGCTACCAGGCACCAGGAGTACCGCCAGGTCAAAGCGTTCAGCGTGACCTACATCCGTGCGGGTCGGTGA
- a CDS encoding GNAT family N-acetyltransferase — protein sequence MRSRRRRRERARGYHESGEGGAVGRQDRGRGGHELWPRGTAHLSILTNPRHRRRGLAARAVGSAAVGDALAQGLLCQWRGRTGASRRVAHTLGFQGTGFQLSLRLSGD from the coding sequence GTGCGGTCCCGGAGACGCCGACGAGAGCGCGCTCGCGGGTATCACGAGTCCGGCGAGGGCGGTGCGGTGGGACGGCAGGATCGTGGCCGCGGCGGACATGAACTCTGGCCACGGGGCACCGCCCACCTCAGTATCCTCACCAACCCCCGCCATCGCCGCCGAGGCCTCGCCGCCCGGGCAGTCGGGTCGGCCGCGGTCGGGGACGCACTGGCCCAGGGCCTCCTGTGCCAGTGGCGGGGGCGCACCGGGGCCTCCCGGAGGGTCGCCCATACGCTGGGCTTCCAGGGAACGGGTTTCCAACTCAGCCTGCGGCTCTCCGGAGACTGA